A single window of Caldicellulosiruptor bescii DSM 6725 DNA harbors:
- the feoB gene encoding ferrous iron transport protein B: MNCHCVQEMLNIPDDKEVIALVGNPNVGKSVIFNKLTGRYVEVSNYPGTTVDVNYGFYKDYVIVDTPGVYGISSFNDEEIVTRDIVLNTQKIINVVDSVHLDRDLFLTQQLIDYQKEVIVVLNMVDEVEKNNITIAIDKLKESLGVEVIVTSASKGIGIDKLREAINKNLFKKGKITPNLEKILESEGKKFSWESLAEAENVFSSSVSELQEKIYALRRTYVDEIFNKTVKFDTKNLEFKNKLSRILINPVTGIPILFVTLYIMYYFMGVLVAQKLVDFTMNTVMGEYYLGYVKGIIEKFVSNTFLEKIIVGNYGILSMFPIIFLGLLFPLVIAFHLFMSILEDSGYLPRIAALVDRVFNKIGLNGRAIIPIILGFGCVTMATMTTRILGSKRERLITMFLLGLTIPCSAQLGIISGLISRLGFWYLVAYILIIGFIFGLVGRILNKIIKGESTSLFIDLPTLRIPQPSNVLKKTYYKSKGFLVEAFPIFVAATLVLGFLDATNLLHAIENFAQPVVTGLLKLPKEITEVFILSIIRRDYGAAGLVTIPTTKGQMFVALVTTTLFVPCITSFAMMTKENGLKYSVFVWISSAVIAILVGGILAHIVL, encoded by the coding sequence TTGAACTGTCACTGTGTTCAAGAGATGCTAAATATTCCAGATGACAAAGAGGTAATAGCACTTGTTGGAAATCCTAATGTTGGGAAGTCGGTTATTTTCAATAAACTGACAGGAAGATATGTAGAAGTTTCAAACTATCCTGGTACAACTGTAGATGTTAATTATGGATTTTACAAGGATTATGTTATTGTCGACACACCAGGCGTTTATGGAATTTCTTCTTTCAATGATGAAGAAATTGTAACGCGTGATATTGTGCTGAATACGCAGAAGATTATAAATGTAGTCGACAGTGTCCATCTTGACAGAGACTTATTCTTAACACAGCAGCTTATTGATTATCAAAAAGAAGTCATAGTTGTGCTTAACATGGTTGATGAGGTTGAGAAAAACAATATCACAATTGCCATAGACAAACTAAAAGAAAGCCTTGGTGTTGAAGTGATAGTAACATCTGCAAGCAAAGGAATTGGTATTGACAAGTTGAGAGAAGCCATAAACAAAAATCTTTTTAAAAAGGGCAAAATCACACCTAATTTAGAAAAGATTTTAGAATCTGAAGGAAAGAAATTTTCTTGGGAAAGCCTTGCCGAAGCTGAAAATGTATTCAGTTCATCAGTATCTGAACTTCAAGAAAAGATATACGCTTTGAGGCGCACCTATGTGGATGAGATATTCAATAAAACTGTCAAGTTTGATACCAAAAACCTTGAGTTTAAAAACAAACTAAGTCGAATTCTTATAAATCCAGTCACGGGAATTCCTATTTTATTTGTCACTTTGTATATTATGTATTATTTTATGGGAGTGCTTGTTGCACAAAAACTGGTTGACTTTACTATGAATACAGTAATGGGAGAATATTATCTTGGCTATGTAAAAGGTATTATAGAAAAGTTTGTTTCAAATACATTTTTAGAAAAGATTATTGTTGGCAATTATGGAATACTTTCTATGTTTCCAATCATCTTTTTGGGATTGCTATTTCCCCTTGTTATAGCTTTCCACCTTTTTATGAGTATATTAGAAGACAGCGGTTATCTTCCCAGAATTGCAGCGCTTGTTGACAGAGTGTTCAATAAAATAGGTTTAAATGGAAGGGCGATAATTCCTATAATTTTGGGATTTGGCTGTGTTACAATGGCAACAATGACAACAAGAATATTAGGGTCAAAAAGAGAAAGGCTCATTACTATGTTTTTGCTGGGACTCACAATACCATGCTCTGCTCAGCTTGGGATAATCAGTGGGCTTATTTCAAGACTTGGCTTTTGGTATCTTGTTGCTTATATTTTGATAATTGGATTTATTTTTGGACTTGTGGGCAGAATATTAAACAAAATTATAAAGGGTGAATCAACATCGCTTTTTATAGATCTTCCAACTTTGAGAATTCCTCAGCCTTCTAATGTTTTGAAAAAGACCTATTATAAATCAAAAGGATTTTTGGTAGAGGCTTTTCCGATCTTTGTTGCAGCAACGCTTGTACTTGGATTTTTGGATGCAACAAACCTTCTTCATGCTATAGAAAATTTTGCACAGCCGGTTGTTACAGGATTATTAAAGCTGCCAAAGGAGATAACCGAGGTGTTTATCCTGAGCATAATTAGACGTGACTATGGAGCTGCAGGACTTGTGACAATTCCAACTACAAAAGGTCAGATGTTTGTTGCGCTTGTAACAACAACATTGTTTGTCCCTTGTATTACTTCTTTTGCTATGATGACAAAAGAAAACGGGCTTAAATATTCAGTTTTTGTATGGATTTCATCTGCTGTGATTGCGATTTTAGTGGGAGGGATTCTTGCACATATAGTACTTTAA
- a CDS encoding FeoA family protein, protein MTLDMISKDQEVIIKSIKSKTARVYALRFGINEGSKVKCVAKINNGPIILRKNHQEIAIGNGLAKQIEVETQK, encoded by the coding sequence TTGACGCTGGATATGATTTCAAAAGACCAGGAAGTTATAATAAAGAGCATAAAAAGCAAAACCGCACGTGTGTATGCTTTGAGATTTGGTATAAATGAAGGAAGCAAAGTAAAATGTGTAGCTAAAATAAATAATGGTCCTATTATTCTCAGGAAAAATCACCAAGAGATTGCAATAGGAAACGGTCTTGCTAAGCAAATTGAAGTTGAGACTCAAAAGTAG
- a CDS encoding flavin reductase family protein, with protein sequence MLHKMTKIEDLNLNPITLIGKEWMLITAGNIKSFNTMTASWGSLGYIWERPVAFCVIRPQRFTRKFVEENEFFTLSFFDKEYRSALEICGKYSGKDVNKVEMAKLTPKEDEEFKTVFFDEANLVLVCKKIYFQDIIPENFLDKSIDNYYPAKDYHRMFIGEIVKVLKKER encoded by the coding sequence ATGTTACACAAAATGACAAAAATTGAAGACCTCAACTTAAATCCCATTACTCTAATTGGAAAAGAGTGGATGCTCATTACAGCAGGGAACATCAAATCATTTAACACAATGACTGCAAGCTGGGGAAGCCTCGGCTATATTTGGGAAAGGCCTGTTGCCTTTTGTGTAATAAGACCCCAGAGGTTTACAAGAAAGTTTGTTGAAGAAAATGAATTCTTTACACTTTCGTTTTTTGATAAGGAGTATAGGTCAGCTCTTGAAATTTGTGGGAAATATTCTGGCAAAGATGTTAATAAGGTTGAGATGGCAAAGCTCACCCCTAAAGAAGATGAAGAGTTCAAAACAGTGTTTTTTGACGAGGCTAACCTTGTTTTGGTTTGCAAAAAGATTTATTTTCAAGACATAATCCCTGAGAATTTCCTTGATAAAAGCATTGACAACTATTACCCTGCAAAAGATTATCATAGAATGTTTATTGGAGAGATTGTAAAAGTTCTAAAGAAGGAGAGATAG
- a CDS encoding (2Fe-2S)-binding protein: MNCCTNLSCSCCESTSIEHFSQVCPICKHQGMLVKNFTVKHIVLDEYLSQVGNEDYFLCTNPECDVGYYKGENVFYKYQLKVPIWLKKDANPKYVCYCGKVTEEDIMDAVLKKGAKTFSEVCKITGAMKDCKCEINNPTGKCCAAVVKEAFEMATRIKEENRDCLN; this comes from the coding sequence GTGAATTGCTGTACAAATTTAAGTTGCTCATGCTGCGAAAGCACCTCTATTGAACATTTTTCTCAAGTTTGTCCTATTTGTAAGCACCAGGGAATGCTTGTCAAGAACTTTACTGTAAAGCATATAGTTTTAGATGAGTATTTGTCCCAAGTAGGAAACGAAGATTATTTTTTGTGCACAAACCCAGAGTGTGATGTAGGATATTATAAAGGCGAAAATGTTTTTTACAAATATCAGTTAAAGGTACCAATCTGGCTTAAAAAAGATGCAAATCCCAAGTATGTATGCTATTGTGGCAAGGTTACAGAAGAAGATATTATGGATGCTGTTTTGAAAAAAGGTGCAAAAACTTTCAGTGAAGTATGTAAAATCACTGGTGCAATGAAAGATTGCAAATGTGAGATAAACAATCCAACTGGAAAGTGCTGTGCTGCTGTTGTCAAAGAAGCATTTGAAATGGCTACAAGGATTAAAGAAGAAAACAGGGACTGCCTGAACTGA
- a CDS encoding nitroreductase family protein has protein sequence MSSVFENEVINAIKERRSVRSFLSTQVEEEKIKLLLEAAIFAPSAVNGQPWFFTVVQNLDILNKMNQEIRNIMLQSSDENLKKFASKEDFNVFHNAPMAIIVSGKENSQSAQIDCAAATQNILLAAKSLGLATCWIGFVGILFSSPKAQDYIKLLKIPDGYKPLWAIALGYTENYPQTVPERNWNVVEWIK, from the coding sequence ATGAGCAGTGTTTTTGAAAATGAAGTAATAAATGCAATTAAAGAGCGTCGAAGTGTAAGAAGCTTTTTATCTACCCAAGTTGAAGAGGAAAAGATAAAACTTTTACTTGAAGCTGCAATCTTTGCTCCATCTGCCGTAAATGGTCAGCCATGGTTTTTTACAGTGGTTCAAAATCTTGATATTTTAAACAAAATGAATCAAGAAATAAGAAATATTATGCTTCAGTCTTCTGATGAAAACTTAAAGAAATTCGCATCAAAAGAAGATTTTAACGTTTTCCACAATGCCCCAATGGCTATAATTGTTTCAGGAAAAGAAAATAGTCAATCTGCCCAGATTGACTGTGCAGCTGCAACCCAAAACATCCTTCTTGCTGCAAAATCTCTCGGTTTGGCAACGTGCTGGATAGGATTTGTCGGGATACTTTTTTCAAGTCCAAAAGCACAAGATTATATAAAACTTCTCAAAATCCCTGATGGATACAAACCTTTGTGGGCTATTGCTTTAGGATACACTGAAAATTATCCTCAAACAGTACCTGAAAGAAACTGGAATGTAGTTGAGTGGATAAAGTAA